Proteins from one Sphaeramia orbicularis chromosome 17, fSphaOr1.1, whole genome shotgun sequence genomic window:
- the eif4a2 gene encoding eukaryotic initiation factor 4A-II, which produces MSSDSADYNSSRDRDHGGPDGMEPDGVIESNWNEITDNFDDMNLKETLLRGIYAYGFEKPSAIQQRAIIPCIKGYDVIAQAQSGTGKTATFAISILQQLDIEQKDTQALVLAPTRELAQQIQKVILALGDYMGATCHACIGGTNLRSEIQKLQAEAPHIVVGTPGRVYDMLNRRHLVPKWIKMFVLDEADEMLSRGFKDQIYEIFQKLSTNIQVVLLSATMPADVLEVTKKFMRDPIRILVKKEELTLEGIKQFYINVEREEWKLDTLCDLYETLTITQAVIFLNTRRKVDWLTEKMHARDFTVSALHGDMDQKERDVIMREFRSGSSRVLITTDLLARGIDVQQVSLVINYDLPTNRENYIHRIGRGGRFGRKGVAINFVTEEDKRILRDIETFYNTTVEEMPMNVADLI; this is translated from the exons ATGTCTAGCGATTCTGCTGATTACAACAG CTCAAGAGATAGAGACCATGGGGGGCCAGATGGAATGGAGCCTGATGGTGTCATCGAG AGCAACTGGAACGAGATTACAGACAACTTTGATGATATGAACCTGAAGGAGACTCTTCTTAGGGGAATATATGCATATGGTTTTGAAAAACCTTCTGCCATTCAACAGAGGGCAATCATCCCTTGCATCAAAG GCTACGATGTCATTGCTCAAGCCCAGTCAGGCACTGGCAAGACGGCCACATTTGCCATCTCTATCTTGCAGCAGCTGGACATAGAGCAGAAGGACACTCAAGCTCTGGTGCTGGCTCCCACCAGAGAGCTGGCTCAGCAG ATCCAGAAGGTAATTCTGGCTCTGGGTGACTACATGGGGGCAACCTGCCACGCCTGCATCGGAGGGACCAATCTCCGTAGTGAAATACAGAAGCTCCAGGCTGAGGCCCCCCACATAGTGGTGGGCACTCCAGGGCGTGTGTACGACATGCTGAATAGGAGACATCTGG TACCAAAGTGGATCAAGATGTTTGTTCTGGATGAAGCTGATGAGATGTTGAGTCGAGGTTTCAAAGATCAAATCTATGAAATCTTCCAGAAACTGAGCACAAACATTCAG GTGGTCCTGCTCTCTGCCACCATGCCAGCAGATGTGTTGGAGGTGACAAAGAAGTTCATGAGGGACCCCATTCGCATCCTGGTGAAGAAGGAAGAGCTGACCCTTGAGGGCATCAAGCAGTTCTACATTAATGTAGAGCGCGAA GAATGGAAGCTGGACACCCTGTGTGATCTGTATGAAACTCTGACAATCACCCAGGCTGTGATCTTCCTCAACACCAGGAGAAAAGTTGACTGGTTGACAGAGAAAATGCATGCTCGAGACTTCACCGTCTCTGCTCTG CATGGTGATATGGACCAGAAGGAGCGTGACGTGATTATGAGGGAGTTCAGGTCTGGCTCAAGCAGAGTGTTGATCACTACTGATCTTCTG GCTCGTGGCATTGATGTACAACAGGTTTCCTTGGTCATCAACTATGACCTGCCAACAAACCGAGAGAACTACATTCATAG AATTGGTCGCGGTGGCCGTTTCGGCAGAAAAGGAGTTGCTATCAACTTCGTCACTGAGGAAGACAAGAGGATTCTTCGGGACATCGAGACGTTTTACAATACAACCGTGGAGGAGATGCCTATGAATGTGGCTGACCTGATTTGA